Part of the Sulfobacillus acidophilus DSM 10332 genome, ATGAGATAATCGGAGTAGTAGCTGAGGAATCCGAACAATGTGATGCCGAAGAGAAAAATGGCGATGGACAAAATGATGACGTTGCGATTGAATATCCCCGACAATTTCAGTTGTTGCCGCTCTAAGACTTTATAGGTTCGGGGAATGAAGATCTGAAAGAGAATGAGGGAGATGATGGCGGCGATCCCCGACAATACAAACGGTGTTTGATAGTGGGGTAAGAACGGGTTGATTAAATAGGGTCCGACAAAGAGCCCGAGACCGAACAATACCGAAAACACCGATAAGGCGCGCCCGCGCGTTTCCCAAAAGATATCGCCTAACAAGGCCGCGCCGGCTGGTTGGAAAATGCCCACCCCAAGTCCCACACCGAGTCGGGCAATCCAGAGCTCGACGGGGTTCGATACAAATCCGGTCCACACGGTGCAGCCCGCAAACAAGAGGATGGAGGCCATGACCGTATACTTGACCGGTGTTCGGTCGAAGAGATACCCACCTAGCATACTAAACACGGCAATACCTAGCGCAAACCCGGTGGCCACATTCCCGAGCAAAGCGGGTGTGCCGTGTACATTGTGGACAATGTAGGGCGCTCCGTAGGTAAAGAGGTTGGTGTCAAAGCCTTCAAGAAAGGCGGGAATGGCGGCTACGATCAGAATGAGAATAAACCGTCCCGGACTTTGGCGCGAAACGGATCGAACCGTTTCGACATGAGAGGGATTGAACGCGTTCTCGCGAGCCATCGTAATACCTCCTATAATTTTTCTTTCGATCTAAGTTGCCGGGGCGCCGGTCAATTCCGTTATCGCGGGGGCTCGTCAACAATCGCCTCGCGGATCATGGCGAGGATGGTTTGGGCCATAATCCAGACGCCGAGCGGCATGACGGATTCATCAAACGTAAATCGACTGTGGTGATGAGGATACGGATTGGGACCCGGCTGGGCTCCCAAATGCCAAAAGACCCCTGGCCGTTGCTGGAGGTAATAGGCAAAGTCCTCGCCTCCCATGCGGACCGGGATGTCGACCCAGACATCGGAACCGCCATATTCTTCAACGACTTGCCGGAGTAATTGGACGTCCTGCGCGGAATTGATAATGCTGGGATAGCCCCGGGTATACGTCACGGTCCCGGTACACCCGGAAGCCGCCGAGATGCCGTCCACCATTTGGGCCAGCGCCGAGGCAATGCGCTCTTGAACGTCTGTCCGAAAGGTTCTCACGGTTCCCCGGATTTCGGCTGAGGACGGAATGGCGTTGAATGTCGAGCCGGATTGAACGGATCCGATGGTTACCACAGCCGCATCAACGGGATTGGTCATGCGGGAGACAATGGTTTGCAT contains:
- a CDS encoding major facilitator superfamily MFS_1 (PFAM: Major Facilitator Superfamily~COGs: COG2814 Arabinose efflux permease~InterPro IPR011701~KEGG: tvo:TVN0894 sugar transport permease~PFAM: Major facilitator superfamily MFS-1~SPTR: Major facilitator superfamily MFS_1), with amino-acid sequence MARENAFNPSHVETVRSVSRQSPGRFILILIVAAIPAFLEGFDTNLFTYGAPYIVHNVHGTPALLGNVATGFALGIAVFSMLGGYLFDRTPVKYTVMASILLFAGCTVWTGFVSNPVELWIARLGVGLGVGIFQPAGAALLGDIFWETRGRALSVFSVLFGLGLFVGPYLINPFLPHYQTPFVLSGIAAIISLILFQIFIPRTYKVLERQQLKLSGIFNRNVIILSIAIFLFGITLFGFLSYYSDYLINILHLPQGTSAGIYSMGGLGGLLCAFPIGYIADKIGRKRGVSLASLFIVIGSIGMFTVSAAVTPLYILTFLFGAGWGIYVGLSVGLAQDSTDDAIAGSVTGWIYLIFNVGALVGGPLFAALIPFGFVMAGWITLGLTSLLSFLLTLFTQPVLRSNIVSE